One segment of Solanum stenotomum isolate F172 chromosome 1, ASM1918654v1, whole genome shotgun sequence DNA contains the following:
- the LOC125854519 gene encoding uncharacterized protein LOC125854519 — MVASVMPKIKRFKNPLKSANGHASLSTTPVAQDLPVASTNPSQADGVPQQEQTPILPQHEQPPIALQQEHAPILPSNSSATSLHPRPSARYWRVEAKDSENAIKQINVKVNEVNNLTVGERIIVDFDAYNSAYGDAQGLLAGYCGSLAIDCNLFPISFERWSGQSGMPKKYMEDCFETILKPRFLFRVCESIAYRYCNSSISKKWATHRQRLWNEYFDPARSKNEIISNVPSGINKDQWASFVAYRLKPSTMELCRRNKEIQRKQKMPHTGGSKANSRRRYEMFLETGKAPSRGKMFIETHKRMNGSFVNAEAQTIGEQIESHMTHCNTNESEVSPEDIVGKILGAEHSGRVRCMGMGAAPSNTFLNTKRRLSELSISSSSCDESSATSTYLHQKVARLESKLEETFSVLKNYMISKEGGIPEELATMFAPQPPPVDAEETEIVSHMD, encoded by the exons ATGGTAGCATCAG TCATGCCAAAGATTAAACGTTTTAAGAATCCACTAAAGTCAGCTAATGGACATGCTTCATTATCAACTACTCCAGTGGCACAAGACCTCCCAGTTGCTTCAACAAATCCCTCACAAGCTGATGGAGTCCCACAACAAGAACAAACTCCAATTCTCCCGCAGCACGAACAACCTCCAATTGCCCTGCAGCAAGAACATGCTCCAATTCTACCTTCTAATTCAAGTGCAACATCTCTGCACCCACGTCCATCTGCACGTTATTGGAGAGTAGAGGCTAAAG attCAGAAAACGCTATCAAGCAGATTAATGTCAAGGTTAATGAGGTTAATAATCTAACTGTTGGAGAGCGCATCATTGTGGACTTTGACGCATACAATTCAGCATATGGTGATGCACAGGGACTGCTCGCTGGATATTGTGGATCATTGGCAATTGATTGTAATTTGTTCCCGATTAGTTTTGAGAGGTGGTCAGGGCAATCAGGCATGCCTAAGAAGTACATGGAAGACTGCTTTGAAACAATATTGAAG cCTCGATTTCTTTTTCGGGTATGTGAGTCCATTGCATACAGATATTGCAATAGTAGCATTTCAAAAAAGTGGGCTACACATAGGCAGAGATTGTGGAATGAATATTTTGACCCTGCAAGAAGCAAAAATGAGATCATTAGTAATGTGCCATCTGGTATAAATAAAGATCAATGGGCTAGTTTTGTTGCTTACCGTCTGAAACCATCAACAATG GAGCTTTGTAGAAGAAATAAGGAAATCCAGAGGAAGCAAAAAATGccacacactggtggttcaaaGGCTAACTCGAGAAGACGTTATGAGATG TTTCTGGAAACTGGTAAAGCTCCTAGTCGAGGAAAAATGTTTATTGAAACTCATAAGAGAATGAACGGATCATTTGTGAATGCTGAGGCTCAAACTATAGGG GAACAAATTGAGTCACATATGACTCATTGTAACACTAATGAGTCTGAAGTTTCCCCAGAAGATATTGTTGGTAAGATATTAGGGGCAGAACACTCTGGGAGGGTAAGATGTATGGGTATGGGAGCAGCTCCATCAAACACATTCTTGAATACAAAGCGACGACTTAGCGAGCTGAGCATTTCTTCATCTAGCTGTGATGAATCATCTGCAACTTCTACATATTTGCATCAAAAGGTTGCGCGTTTGGAGTCCAAACTTGAAGAAACCTTCAGTGTGCTGAAGAATTACATGATATCTAAGGAAGGAGGGATTCCTGAAGAATTAGCTACTATGTTTGCTCCTCAACCACCG